From a region of the Actinomadura luzonensis genome:
- a CDS encoding NAD-dependent epimerase/dehydratase family protein, producing the protein MTHTVLVTGVSRHIGARVSSVLAADPDITRVIGVDTVPPPSLTRDGGVSLGRTEFVRVDLRSPDIAQVIAAADIDTVVHMSLVSAPSRGGGRAAMKEHNIIGTMQLLGACQRSATVRRVVVRSTTAVYGSSPRDPAVFTEDLEPHDGPSHGYAKDACEVEGYVRGFARRRPDVTVSLLRFANFMGPGVDSPLTRYFTQPVQPTVFGFDPRLQFVHEDDAVEVLRRMATEDHPGTYNVAGAGVLLLSQCVRRAGRLSLPLFSPAFEALGNAARRAGLVEYSPEQLKLMCYGRAVDTSRLEAELGWKPKFTTGAAFEDFLRSRGLRPIGGVTG; encoded by the coding sequence ATGACCCACACCGTGCTCGTCACCGGGGTCTCGCGCCACATCGGCGCCCGGGTGTCGAGCGTTCTGGCCGCGGACCCGGACATCACCCGGGTCATCGGAGTGGACACCGTGCCGCCCCCCTCGCTGACGCGGGACGGCGGGGTCTCCCTCGGCCGGACCGAGTTCGTCCGGGTGGACCTGCGCAGCCCCGACATCGCTCAGGTGATCGCGGCCGCGGACATCGACACCGTTGTGCACATGAGCCTGGTCAGCGCTCCCTCGCGGGGCGGTGGCAGGGCCGCCATGAAAGAGCACAACATCATCGGCACCATGCAGCTGCTCGGCGCCTGCCAGCGGTCGGCGACCGTGCGGCGGGTGGTGGTCCGCTCCACCACCGCCGTCTACGGCTCGTCCCCGCGGGACCCGGCGGTGTTCACCGAGGACCTGGAGCCGCACGACGGCCCCAGCCACGGTTACGCGAAGGACGCGTGCGAGGTCGAGGGCTACGTGCGGGGCTTCGCGCGCCGCCGTCCCGACGTCACCGTCTCGCTGCTGCGTTTCGCCAACTTCATGGGGCCGGGCGTCGACTCGCCCCTGACGCGTTACTTCACCCAGCCGGTGCAGCCGACCGTGTTCGGCTTCGACCCGCGGCTGCAGTTCGTCCACGAGGACGACGCGGTCGAGGTGCTGCGCCGGATGGCGACGGAGGACCACCCCGGCACGTACAACGTGGCCGGGGCGGGCGTGCTGCTGCTGTCGCAGTGCGTGCGGCGGGCCGGCCGGCTGTCGCTGCCGCTGTTCTCGCCCGCCTTCGAGGCGCTCGGCAACGCCGCGCGCCGCGCCGGGCTGGTCGAGTACTCACCCGAGCAGCTCAAGCTCATGTGCTACGGCCGCGCGGTCGACACCTCGCGGCTGGAGGCCGAGCTCGGCTGGAAGCCCAAGTTCACGACGGGGGCGGCCTTCGAGGACTTCCTGCGCTCTCGCGGCCTGCGCCCGATCGGAGGTGTGACCGGTTGA
- a CDS encoding phosphatase: MLSRDQLRDHLVRTRIAGDVATPRENNLDHFSSLANGDPYYALGLTFDQPWSFRDVLALMAKSCGVVADPGHRWGQDTIDPDLTIDAIDAMAERVAAALSRPEPRVMFATGHPTGLLAVHLPLAALCARHGARLVTPAEGWTYAGSGFGRPRRIRYLQDIAMLDDRGNFVHTHDAAPMRHMLHELGDELPDLVIADHGWAGAAGNAGVPTVAFADCNDPGLFVGEAEGKIDVVVPLDDNVLPRFYAPLTERLVTLVTRAL, from the coding sequence GTGCTGAGCCGCGACCAACTCCGTGATCATCTCGTCCGGACGCGCATTGCCGGCGATGTCGCGACCCCCCGGGAGAACAACCTCGACCACTTCAGCTCCCTGGCGAACGGCGACCCGTACTACGCGCTCGGCCTGACCTTCGACCAGCCGTGGTCCTTCCGCGACGTGCTCGCCCTCATGGCGAAGTCCTGCGGCGTCGTCGCCGACCCCGGCCACCGCTGGGGTCAGGACACCATCGACCCCGACCTGACGATCGACGCGATCGACGCCATGGCCGAGCGCGTCGCCGCGGCGCTGTCGCGGCCCGAGCCGCGGGTGATGTTCGCCACCGGCCACCCCACCGGGCTGCTGGCCGTGCACCTGCCGCTGGCCGCCCTCTGCGCGCGGCACGGCGCGCGGCTGGTGACGCCCGCCGAGGGCTGGACGTACGCGGGCTCCGGCTTCGGCCGCCCCCGCCGCATCCGCTACCTCCAGGACATCGCGATGCTCGACGACCGCGGCAACTTCGTGCACACCCACGACGCCGCCCCGATGCGGCACATGCTGCACGAGCTGGGCGACGAGCTGCCCGACCTGGTGATCGCCGACCACGGCTGGGCGGGCGCGGCCGGCAACGCCGGCGTGCCGACGGTGGCCTTCGCCGACTGCAACGACCCCGGGCTGTTCGTCGGCGAGGCGGAGGGCAAGATCGACGTGGTCGTGCCACTCGACGACAATGTGCTACCCCGTTTCTACGCTCCGTTGACCGAACGTTTGGTCACTCTGGTCACTCGCGCCCTCTGA
- a CDS encoding sensor histidine kinase has product MGRAVGRAVRFLRRPKVADLALVIVISVPAVIGLVSMIVQGLAWQALGAAHYLVGASLLLMRRRRPILTAALVTALDAAAFAAHLTQLANVPSAVALYSVGRYTSGRTTALTALASYAAYTVAGELFWPGRGNWVGYLFSVGAAVGIGQLVRLRTELTARSRREAADAAVREERRRIARELHDVVAHHITVINALVGGARATLPAEQEVTRNALESAEQTARQAMTEMRRLLDVLRADGAGEGPDAATGVGAERLPALIKEARSAGLPASLSVTGEPVALPAPVDLAVYRIVQEALTNTRKHALGARASVRLAYGPDAVEVEVLDDGSVKGGGAPGFGLGGMAERVALCGGQLSTGPRPGGGFRVHARIPLERP; this is encoded by the coding sequence ATGGGGCGAGCGGTCGGGAGAGCCGTGCGGTTCCTGCGCCGCCCCAAGGTCGCCGACCTGGCGCTGGTGATCGTCATCTCGGTGCCCGCGGTCATCGGCCTGGTCTCCATGATCGTGCAGGGCCTCGCCTGGCAGGCGCTGGGCGCCGCGCACTACCTGGTCGGCGCGTCGCTGCTGCTCATGCGCCGCCGCCGGCCGATCCTCACCGCCGCGCTCGTCACCGCGCTGGACGCCGCCGCCTTCGCCGCGCACCTCACCCAGCTCGCCAACGTGCCGTCGGCCGTCGCGCTCTACAGCGTCGGCCGCTACACCTCCGGCCGCACCACCGCCCTGACCGCGCTCGCCTCCTACGCCGCCTACACCGTCGCGGGCGAGCTCTTCTGGCCAGGACGCGGCAACTGGGTGGGCTACCTGTTCTCCGTCGGCGCCGCCGTCGGCATCGGCCAGCTCGTCCGGCTGCGCACCGAGCTGACCGCGCGCAGCAGGCGCGAGGCCGCCGACGCCGCCGTGCGCGAGGAGCGCCGGCGCATCGCCAGGGAGCTGCACGACGTCGTCGCCCACCACATCACCGTCATCAACGCCCTGGTCGGCGGCGCGCGGGCGACGCTGCCCGCCGAGCAGGAGGTCACCAGGAACGCCCTGGAAAGCGCCGAGCAGACCGCCAGGCAGGCGATGACCGAGATGCGCCGGCTGCTCGACGTGCTGCGGGCCGACGGCGCCGGCGAGGGGCCGGACGCGGCGACCGGCGTCGGCGCGGAGCGGCTGCCCGCGCTGATCAAGGAGGCCAGGTCGGCCGGGCTGCCCGCCAGCCTCAGCGTCACCGGCGAGCCCGTCGCGCTGCCCGCGCCGGTGGACCTCGCCGTCTACCGGATCGTGCAGGAGGCGCTGACCAACACCCGCAAGCACGCGCTCGGCGCCCGGGCCAGCGTGCGGCTGGCCTACGGGCCGGACGCGGTCGAGGTCGAGGTGCTGGACGACGGGTCGGTGAAGGGCGGCGGCGCGCCCGGGTTCGGGCTCGGCGGCATGGCCGAGCGGGTGGCGCTCTGCGGCGGCCAGCTCTCGACCGGCCCCCGCCCCGGAGGCGGCTTCCGCGTCCACGCCCGCATCCCCCTGGAGAGACCATGA
- a CDS encoding acetoin utilization protein AcuC yields MSRSVRVIWDDALTSYDFGPGHPLAPVRVELTMALARGLGVLDKVELAGCDPASDDELAMVHKRDYVEAVKRVSVSGFPDLGCGLGTTDNPAFKGVHEASALISGASLAAARAVWEGTAEHALNIAGGLHHAMPAMASGFCVYNDPALAIAWLLERGVERVAYVDVDVHHGDGVQTVFYDDPRVLTISLHESPRTLFPGTGFPEETGAQGTSVNVALPAGCGDAGWLRAFHAVVPPLLREFRPDVLVTQQGCDSHALDPLANLMLSVDGQRAAYAALHRLAHEVAGGRWVAVGGGGYELVQVVPRAWTHLLAEAAGHPVAPATPTSEEWRRYVRERTGETPPLTMTDGRNPEFHDISGGYDPADPIDRAVMATRKAVFPLHGLDPMP; encoded by the coding sequence ATGAGCCGGTCGGTACGGGTGATCTGGGACGACGCTCTCACCTCCTACGACTTCGGCCCCGGCCATCCCCTGGCCCCCGTCAGGGTCGAGCTGACGATGGCGCTCGCGCGCGGCCTCGGCGTGCTCGACAAGGTCGAGCTGGCCGGCTGCGACCCGGCGAGCGACGACGAGCTGGCCATGGTCCACAAGCGCGACTACGTCGAGGCCGTCAAGCGGGTGTCCGTCTCCGGCTTCCCCGACCTCGGCTGCGGCCTCGGCACCACCGACAACCCGGCCTTCAAGGGCGTGCACGAGGCCTCGGCGCTGATCTCGGGCGCCTCGCTGGCCGCCGCCCGCGCGGTCTGGGAGGGCACGGCCGAGCACGCCCTCAACATCGCGGGCGGGCTCCACCACGCCATGCCCGCCATGGCCAGCGGCTTCTGCGTCTACAACGACCCGGCGCTCGCCATCGCCTGGCTGCTGGAGCGGGGCGTGGAGCGGGTCGCGTACGTGGACGTGGACGTCCACCACGGCGACGGCGTGCAGACGGTCTTCTACGACGACCCGCGGGTGCTGACGATCAGCCTGCACGAGAGCCCGCGCACGTTGTTCCCCGGCACCGGCTTTCCCGAGGAGACCGGCGCGCAGGGCACCTCGGTCAACGTCGCGCTGCCGGCGGGCTGCGGCGACGCCGGCTGGCTGCGGGCCTTCCACGCGGTCGTGCCGCCGCTGCTGCGCGAGTTCCGTCCCGACGTCCTGGTCACCCAGCAGGGCTGCGACAGCCACGCCCTCGACCCGCTGGCCAACCTCATGCTCAGCGTCGACGGCCAGCGCGCCGCGTACGCGGCCCTGCACCGGCTGGCCCACGAGGTGGCGGGCGGGCGCTGGGTCGCGGTCGGCGGGGGCGGTTACGAGCTGGTCCAGGTCGTCCCGCGGGCCTGGACGCACCTGCTCGCCGAGGCGGCGGGCCATCCGGTCGCCCCGGCCACGCCGACGAGCGAGGAGTGGCGCAGGTACGTGCGCGAGCGCACGGGCGAGACGCCCCCGCTGACGATGACGGACGGCCGTAATCCGGAATTTCATGACATCTCGGGCGGTTATGACCCTGCGGACCCCATCGACCGTGCGGTCATGGCGACCCGGAAAGCGGTGTTCCCCCTGCACGGCCTCGACCCGATGCCCTAG
- a CDS encoding RNA polymerase sigma factor: protein MILQPATRGADAELVNASWTDPEAFAELFDRYAGMLYRYVSKRLGPEPAEDLVGETFLVAFSRRRSYDLAYPDARPWLFGILTKLISRHHRKEAARYRALLRAPVDSAVESPADRVAAGVTAQAVRGELAGALASLPAKDRDVLLLIAWGDLTYEEVAQALGIPIGTVRSRLNRGRRKVRAALGDTNPMEEE, encoded by the coding sequence ATGATCCTGCAACCCGCCACCCGAGGCGCGGACGCGGAGCTCGTGAACGCCTCGTGGACCGACCCCGAGGCGTTCGCCGAGCTGTTCGACCGCTACGCCGGAATGCTCTACCGCTACGTCTCCAAACGGCTCGGCCCCGAGCCCGCCGAGGACCTCGTCGGGGAGACGTTCCTGGTCGCCTTCTCCCGCCGCAGGAGCTACGACCTGGCCTACCCGGACGCCCGCCCCTGGCTGTTCGGCATCCTCACCAAGCTCATCTCCCGGCACCACCGCAAGGAGGCCGCCCGCTACCGGGCGCTGCTGCGGGCGCCGGTCGACTCCGCCGTCGAGTCGCCCGCCGACCGGGTGGCCGCCGGCGTCACCGCCCAGGCGGTGCGCGGGGAGCTGGCCGGCGCGCTCGCGTCCCTGCCCGCCAAGGACCGGGACGTGCTGCTGCTCATCGCCTGGGGCGACCTGACGTACGAAGAGGTCGCGCAGGCGCTCGGCATCCCGATCGGCACCGTGCGCTCCCGCCTCAACAGGGGCAGGCGGAAGGTGCGGGCCGCGCTCGGCGACACCAACCCCATGGAGGAGGAGTGA
- a CDS encoding ABC transporter permease, which translates to MIDILRSEWTKLRSVRSTVWTLVVTAAMMVGFGALLAASIRGSGRGPVDAAQALGVSLLGVMFAALSIATLGVLVISSEYRTGGIRTSLMAVPRRLSLLTAKIAVFSATALVVCTLSAAGALAVGLAIMQPAGVSAGEVAWAAVRAGLYLTACGLFGVGLGTLVRHTPGAIVSAIALMMVLPLVARQLPGQWGRTVAEYFTTNAGQLIVPGGDPGSSLAPWAGFGVYLVWIAVAVAAGAVLMQRRDA; encoded by the coding sequence ATGATCGACATCCTGAGGTCGGAATGGACCAAGCTGCGCTCGGTCCGCTCGACGGTGTGGACGCTGGTCGTCACCGCCGCGATGATGGTCGGCTTCGGCGCGCTGCTCGCCGCCTCGATCAGGGGCAGCGGCCGGGGGCCGGTCGACGCGGCGCAGGCGCTCGGCGTGAGCCTGCTCGGCGTGATGTTCGCGGCACTGTCCATCGCCACCCTGGGCGTCCTGGTGATCTCCAGCGAGTACCGCACGGGCGGCATCAGGACCTCGCTGATGGCCGTGCCGCGCCGGCTCAGCCTGCTCACCGCCAAGATCGCGGTCTTCAGCGCGACCGCGCTGGTCGTCTGCACGCTCTCCGCGGCCGGCGCGCTCGCCGTCGGCCTGGCGATCATGCAGCCGGCCGGGGTGTCGGCGGGCGAGGTGGCGTGGGCCGCCGTCCGGGCCGGCCTCTACCTGACCGCGTGCGGGCTGTTCGGCGTGGGGCTCGGCACGCTCGTCCGGCACACGCCGGGGGCGATCGTGAGCGCGATCGCGCTGATGATGGTCCTGCCCCTCGTGGCCAGGCAGCTGCCCGGCCAGTGGGGCAGGACCGTCGCCGAGTACTTCACCACCAACGCGGGCCAGCTCATCGTGCCCGGCGGCGACCCGGGCTCGTCGCTGGCCCCGTGGGCCGGGTTCGGCGTCTACCTGGTGTGGATCGCCGTGGCCGTGGCCGCCGGCGCGGTGCTCATGCAGCGCCGCGACGCCTGA
- a CDS encoding helix-turn-helix domain-containing protein, which yields MGAGERPLSEVKFLTVAEVATVMRVSKMTVYRLVHSGELPAIRVGRSFRVPEQAVHDYLREAYIEAG from the coding sequence ATGGGTGCAGGCGAAAGACCTCTCAGCGAGGTGAAGTTCCTGACCGTCGCAGAAGTGGCGACGGTCATGAGGGTGTCCAAGATGACTGTGTACCGGCTCGTACACTCCGGCGAGCTCCCGGCCATCAGGGTAGGCCGGTCGTTCAGGGTGCCCGAGCAGGCGGTACACGACTATCTGCGGGAGGCCTACATCGAGGCAGGTTGA
- a CDS encoding 30S ribosomal protein bS22 → MGSVIKKRRKRMAKKKHRKLLKKTRIQRRNKK, encoded by the coding sequence GTGGGCTCTGTGATCAAGAAGCGCCGCAAGCGGATGGCCAAGAAGAAGCACCGCAAGCTGCTCAAGAAGACGCGCATCCAGCGGCGTAACAAGAAGTAA
- a CDS encoding lysophospholipid acyltransferase family protein → MSVSRESREEDDGRVVPISAAPSFEQAGPDPLAELLAFVRRRVTGDYEVDEFGYDPELTDKVFLELVRPLYTHWFRVETVELKNVPDEGGALVVANHSGTLPVDALMLQVAMHDDVRRPLRLLGADLVYQLPLLSHLARKTGHTLACREDADRLLRKGELVGVFPEGFKGVGKPFSERYKLQRFGRGGFVASAIRAGVPILPTAIVGAEEIYPKIGDLKSLARLLGLPYLPITPFFPLLGPLGLVPLPSKWMIEFGEPIRTDEYEPDAADDPMTVFNVTDHVRETIQQMLTELRLRRGHAFPPFL, encoded by the coding sequence TTGAGCGTTTCCCGCGAGTCGCGCGAGGAGGACGACGGACGCGTGGTCCCCATCAGCGCGGCGCCCTCCTTCGAACAGGCCGGGCCCGACCCGCTCGCCGAGCTGCTGGCCTTCGTCCGGCGGCGCGTCACCGGCGACTACGAGGTCGACGAGTTCGGCTACGACCCCGAGCTGACCGACAAGGTCTTCCTGGAGCTGGTCCGGCCGCTCTACACCCACTGGTTCCGGGTGGAGACGGTGGAGCTGAAGAACGTGCCCGACGAGGGCGGCGCGCTGGTCGTCGCCAACCACAGCGGCACGCTGCCGGTCGACGCGCTGATGCTCCAGGTCGCCATGCACGACGACGTCCGGCGGCCGCTGCGGCTGCTCGGCGCCGACCTGGTCTACCAGCTCCCGCTGCTCAGCCACCTGGCCCGCAAGACCGGCCACACCCTCGCCTGCCGCGAGGACGCCGACCGGCTGCTGCGCAAGGGCGAGCTGGTCGGGGTGTTCCCCGAGGGCTTCAAGGGCGTCGGCAAGCCGTTCTCCGAGCGCTACAAGCTGCAGCGCTTCGGCCGCGGCGGCTTCGTGGCCTCGGCGATCAGGGCCGGGGTGCCCATCCTGCCCACGGCCATCGTGGGGGCCGAGGAGATCTACCCGAAGATCGGCGACCTCAAGTCGCTGGCCCGGCTGCTCGGGCTGCCCTACCTGCCGATCACGCCGTTCTTCCCGCTGCTCGGGCCGCTCGGGCTGGTGCCGCTGCCGTCCAAGTGGATGATCGAGTTCGGTGAGCCGATCCGCACCGACGAGTACGAGCCGGACGCCGCCGACGACCCGATGACGGTCTTCAACGTCACCGACCACGTGCGCGAGACCATCCAGCAGATGCTCACCGAGCTGCGGCTGCGCCGGGGGCACGCCTTCCCGCCGTTCCTCTGA
- a CDS encoding SDR family NAD(P)-dependent oxidoreductase — protein MDLELSGRVAIVTGASRGIGLAVARTLAEEGAHVVAVSRTAGGELPGKALHVAADLMDPQAPARVVARAVEEFGGVDVLVNNAGGPPPGVTLPRVGFLTPDEEDWQAMFAFNLFSAVRMIRAVLPVMTGRGGGSIVNVSSGTARQPGPMNVDYGAAKSALNHVSKAVSEEFGGQGVRVNTVSPGPVLTDWWTKEGGAAEVIAGMAGASKEAVVAEVAPGMMKLVTGRLVRPQEVADVVALLASPRSGSTTGAEFAVDGGFLKEL, from the coding sequence ATGGATCTCGAACTTTCCGGGCGCGTGGCGATCGTGACGGGCGCCTCCAGGGGCATCGGGCTGGCCGTCGCCCGCACCCTGGCCGAGGAGGGGGCGCACGTCGTGGCCGTGTCCCGCACCGCGGGCGGCGAGCTGCCCGGCAAGGCCCTGCACGTCGCCGCCGACCTCATGGACCCGCAGGCGCCCGCCAGGGTCGTGGCGCGGGCCGTCGAGGAGTTCGGCGGGGTGGACGTGCTGGTCAACAACGCCGGCGGGCCGCCGCCCGGGGTGACGCTGCCGCGGGTCGGCTTCCTGACGCCGGACGAGGAGGACTGGCAGGCCATGTTCGCCTTCAACCTGTTCTCCGCCGTGCGGATGATCCGGGCCGTCCTGCCGGTGATGACCGGGCGGGGCGGCGGCTCGATCGTCAACGTCTCGTCCGGGACGGCCCGGCAGCCCGGGCCGATGAACGTCGACTACGGCGCCGCCAAGTCCGCGCTCAACCACGTGAGCAAGGCCGTGTCGGAGGAGTTCGGCGGGCAGGGCGTGCGCGTCAACACGGTCTCGCCCGGCCCCGTGCTCACCGACTGGTGGACGAAGGAAGGCGGGGCGGCCGAGGTCATCGCGGGCATGGCCGGAGCCTCCAAGGAGGCCGTGGTCGCCGAGGTCGCGCCCGGCATGATGAAGCTGGTCACCGGACGGCTGGTCCGGCCGCAGGAGGTCGCCGACGTCGTCGCGCTGCTCGCCTCGCCGCGCTCCGGCAGCACCACCGGCGCCGAGTTCGCCGTGGACGGGGGCTTCCTCAAGGAGCTGTGA
- a CDS encoding LCP family protein, producing MDDLRLLRDLGVELEHEPPATLLRQRERLLRARTRRWRASWWAAGLVAVATAAAVVVPTVLLAGRQTAVPPAGSQAVEVRGAVNILLIGSDSVQGANAEYGPHRARQADGGGQRADTIIVLHVPEDRRTVTAVSVPRDSLVAIPACAGRAARTDLINSAYDKGGLPCLRDTMRKLTGLSFEHTVEVDFTGFKGIVDALGGVQLTLSRPVDDPRAKLRLPAGKVTLNGEAALGWMRSRAAGDGSDIARIKRQAQLLRAMAKKVQGALGEEHRLKALLGEVREAVHTDLSVEEMAGLAGSLAEAKVTMAVVPWRPAATDPNRVEWQQPQARELFDTLK from the coding sequence ATGGACGACCTCAGACTGCTCCGCGACCTCGGCGTGGAGCTGGAGCACGAGCCGCCCGCGACCCTCCTCAGGCAGCGTGAGCGGCTGCTGCGGGCCCGTACGCGGCGGTGGCGGGCGAGCTGGTGGGCCGCCGGGCTGGTCGCCGTGGCCACGGCCGCCGCGGTCGTGGTGCCCACGGTGCTGCTCGCCGGCCGGCAGACCGCCGTCCCGCCCGCCGGCTCGCAGGCCGTGGAGGTGCGCGGCGCCGTGAACATCCTGCTGATCGGCTCCGACAGCGTCCAGGGCGCGAACGCCGAGTACGGCCCCCACCGCGCGCGGCAGGCCGACGGCGGCGGGCAGCGCGCGGACACCATCATCGTCCTGCACGTGCCCGAGGACCGGCGCACCGTGACGGCGGTCAGCGTGCCCCGCGACTCGCTGGTGGCGATCCCCGCCTGCGCGGGCCGGGCCGCCCGTACCGACCTGATCAACTCGGCGTACGACAAGGGCGGCCTGCCCTGCCTCCGCGACACCATGCGCAAGCTGACCGGGCTCAGCTTCGAGCACACGGTGGAAGTGGACTTCACCGGCTTCAAGGGCATCGTGGACGCGCTGGGGGGCGTTCAGCTCACCCTGAGCCGCCCCGTGGACGACCCGCGCGCCAAGCTGCGGCTGCCCGCCGGCAAGGTCACGCTGAACGGCGAGGCGGCGCTCGGCTGGATGCGCTCACGGGCCGCCGGGGACGGCTCCGACATCGCCCGCATCAAACGGCAGGCGCAGCTCCTGCGCGCGATGGCGAAGAAGGTTCAGGGCGCGCTCGGGGAGGAGCACCGGCTCAAGGCCCTGCTCGGCGAGGTGCGCGAAGCGGTGCACACCGACCTGAGCGTGGAGGAGATGGCGGGGCTCGCCGGGTCGCTGGCGGAGGCCAAGGTCACCATGGCGGTCGTGCCGTGGAGACCGGCCGCGACCGACCCGAACCGGGTCGAGTGGCAGCAGCCCCAGGCCCGCGAACTGTTCGACACCCTGAAGTGA
- a CDS encoding ABC transporter ATP-binding protein yields MTAIRATNLSKRYGATVAVADLSFDVEPGQVTGFLGPNGAGKSTTMRMILGLDRPSGGSVLVAGRPYHELRHPLRKVGALLDAKAVHGGRSARNHLLAIAQSNGLPASRVTEVLETVGLSQVARRRVGGFSLGMAQRLGIAAALLGDPEILLFDEPVNGLDPDGILWIRTFMRKLAAEGRTVFVSSHLMSEMAQTADHLVVIGKGRLIADTSVEEFIGRSSQGYVRVRSPRLAEVADLVKVGELHPDHLRVTAMSTLEIGTLTARAGIPLEELTYVQPSLEAAYMELTKDSLEFTS; encoded by the coding sequence ATGACCGCCATCCGAGCAACGAACCTGAGCAAACGGTACGGCGCCACCGTCGCGGTGGCGGACCTGTCGTTCGACGTCGAGCCCGGCCAGGTGACGGGCTTCCTCGGCCCCAACGGCGCGGGCAAGTCCACCACCATGCGGATGATCCTCGGGCTCGACCGCCCGTCCGGCGGTTCGGTGCTCGTGGCCGGACGGCCGTACCACGAGCTGCGCCACCCGCTCCGCAAGGTCGGCGCGCTGCTCGACGCCAAGGCCGTGCACGGCGGGCGCAGCGCCCGCAACCACCTGCTGGCCATCGCCCAGAGCAACGGCCTGCCCGCGAGCCGCGTGACGGAGGTGCTGGAGACCGTGGGCCTGAGCCAGGTGGCCAGGCGCCGTGTCGGCGGCTTCTCGCTCGGCATGGCGCAGCGGCTCGGCATCGCCGCGGCGCTGCTCGGCGACCCGGAGATCCTGCTGTTCGACGAGCCGGTCAACGGCCTCGACCCCGACGGCATCCTGTGGATCCGCACGTTCATGCGCAAGCTGGCCGCCGAGGGCCGCACGGTCTTCGTCTCCAGCCACCTCATGAGCGAGATGGCCCAGACCGCCGACCACCTCGTCGTCATCGGCAAGGGCCGGCTCATCGCCGACACGAGCGTCGAGGAGTTCATCGGCCGCAGCTCCCAGGGGTACGTGCGGGTGCGCTCCCCGCGCCTGGCCGAGGTGGCCGACCTGGTGAAGGTGGGCGAGCTGCACCCCGACCACCTGCGGGTGACCGCGATGAGCACGCTGGAAATCGGCACCCTCACCGCGCGGGCCGGCATCCCGCTGGAGGAGCTGACGTACGTGCAGCCCTCGCTCGAAGCCGCGTACATGGAGCTCACCAAGGACAGCCTGGAGTTCACGTCATGA
- a CDS encoding response regulator, with protein MIRVLLADDHELVRTGYRLMLDAQPDLSVVGEAGDGAEAVELSRRLRPDVVLMDLHMPAMDGVRATELITAELPEVRVLALSTFDLDENVVAALRAGADGFLPKDVSPEELVEGVRVVHRGESAVAPRLLTRLIGTFVRASRRRDVPAGLPGLTDREREVLVLIARGRSNPEIAADLAVSPSTVKNHVTSLFAKLGVRDRAQAVIVAYEAALVHPGE; from the coding sequence ATGATCCGAGTGCTGCTCGCCGACGACCACGAGCTGGTGCGCACGGGCTACCGGCTCATGCTGGACGCCCAGCCCGACCTGTCCGTGGTGGGCGAGGCCGGCGACGGCGCGGAGGCGGTGGAGCTGTCCCGGCGGCTGCGCCCGGACGTGGTGCTCATGGACCTGCACATGCCGGCCATGGACGGGGTCCGCGCGACCGAGCTGATCACCGCCGAGCTGCCCGAGGTGCGGGTGCTCGCGCTGAGCACGTTCGACCTCGACGAGAACGTGGTCGCGGCGCTCCGCGCGGGCGCCGACGGCTTCCTGCCCAAGGACGTCTCCCCCGAGGAGCTGGTCGAGGGCGTGCGGGTGGTGCACCGGGGCGAGTCGGCCGTCGCGCCGCGCCTGCTGACCCGGCTGATCGGCACGTTCGTGCGCGCCTCGCGGCGAAGGGACGTGCCCGCCGGGCTGCCAGGGCTGACCGACCGGGAGCGGGAGGTGCTCGTCCTCATCGCCAGGGGCCGCTCCAACCCGGAGATCGCCGCCGACCTCGCCGTCTCCCCCTCGACCGTGAAGAACCACGTGACCAGCCTGTTCGCCAAGCTCGGCGTCAGGGACCGGGCGCAGGCGGTGATCGTCGCCTACGAGGCGGCGCTCGTCCACCCTGGAGAGTAG